Proteins from one Nitrobacteraceae bacterium AZCC 2146 genomic window:
- a CDS encoding 3-(3-hydroxy-phenyl)propionate hydroxylase (product_source=KO:K05712; cath_funfam=3.50.50.60; cog=COG0654; ko=KO:K05712; pfam=PF01494; superfamily=51905) translates to MNNAKLPVIIAGAGPVGMVAAADMVRQNIPVLVLEKSETLSSESRASTFHPPTLDMLDDLGFASALIEQGLKAPSVQYSSSEDGVLGTFDFAAISDLVRHPFRLQAEQFKLTRIILDALAGNPLFSIAFGSEIKSVAQTADAVKVVVSAEGHDTTHECTWLIGADGANSIVRRSQDMEFEGFTWPERFLVMTTSVDFTALRPGVSSVSYVADPVRWHFLLRILGAWRVMMPVAAEMSDADALSEEYVTASIRRIVPAEMDCPILHTTLYRVHQRVAATFQKGRTFLAGDAAHINNPLGGMGMNGGIHDALNLTAKLGPVIHGDADEGILADYDLQRRTVTMQAIQGDTIRNKKNLEAKDEADRARFRDDIRAAAADPEKGRLLLRRIAMVDSLERAAALHVAGLHADA, encoded by the coding sequence ATGAACAATGCAAAGCTTCCCGTCATCATCGCCGGTGCGGGGCCGGTCGGCATGGTGGCCGCCGCAGATATGGTGCGTCAGAACATCCCGGTTCTGGTCCTCGAGAAAAGCGAGACGCTGAGCAGCGAATCGCGCGCATCGACGTTCCATCCGCCGACCCTGGACATGCTCGACGATCTCGGTTTCGCCAGCGCGTTGATTGAGCAGGGGCTGAAGGCGCCGTCAGTGCAATACAGCTCCTCCGAGGACGGCGTGCTCGGCACCTTCGATTTCGCGGCAATTTCCGATCTGGTGCGACACCCGTTCCGCCTGCAGGCCGAGCAGTTCAAACTCACGCGCATCATTCTGGATGCGTTGGCCGGCAATCCCCTGTTCTCAATCGCATTCGGCAGCGAGATCAAATCCGTCGCGCAGACTGCTGATGCCGTCAAGGTTGTGGTCAGCGCCGAAGGCCATGATACGACCCATGAATGCACCTGGCTGATCGGCGCTGACGGTGCGAACAGCATCGTTCGCCGCAGCCAAGATATGGAATTTGAGGGCTTCACCTGGCCCGAGCGCTTCCTCGTGATGACGACGTCGGTCGATTTCACGGCGCTGCGCCCCGGCGTTTCGTCGGTCAGTTATGTCGCCGATCCCGTGCGATGGCATTTCCTTCTGCGCATCCTGGGCGCGTGGCGCGTAATGATGCCCGTGGCGGCGGAAATGTCCGATGCCGACGCCCTCTCCGAAGAATACGTGACGGCGTCGATCCGGCGGATCGTGCCGGCGGAGATGGATTGTCCGATCCTGCACACGACCTTGTACCGCGTGCATCAGCGGGTCGCCGCGACCTTCCAGAAAGGCCGCACGTTCCTCGCCGGCGATGCCGCCCATATCAACAATCCGCTCGGCGGCATGGGCATGAACGGCGGCATTCACGACGCCCTGAACCTCACAGCGAAGCTCGGTCCCGTCATCCATGGTGACGCCGATGAAGGGATTCTCGCTGATTACGACCTGCAGCGCCGCACCGTCACCATGCAGGCGATTCAGGGCGATACCATTCGCAACAAGAAGAACCTGGAAGCGAAAGACGAAGCCGATCGCGCGCGTTTCCGCGACGACATTCGCGCCGCGGCTGCCGACCCGGAAAAAGGGCGACTGCTGTTGCGCCGGATCGCCATGGTGGATTCCCTTGAGCGGGCAGCCGCCCTACACGTTGCCGGGCTTCACGCTGACGCATGA
- a CDS encoding LysR family glycine cleavage system transcriptional activator (product_source=KO:K03566; cath_funfam=1.10.10.10,3.40.190.10; cleavage_site_network=SignalP-noTM; cog=COG0583; ko=KO:K03566; pfam=PF00126,PF03466; superfamily=46785,53850) gives MRRRIPSLGALMAFSAAAKHLSVTRAASELALTESAVSRQIAQLETQLGVKLFHRIKKRITLTRAGVAYSTRVAQTIERIERDALEIMGYEADGTVLDIAVLPTVGAQWLIPRLPDFYARHPDVAVNVSARNTRFFFSETALDGALYFGQPDWPGTQADYLFDEILLPVGSPTLIGRRSELPPSEVAELRLLHLVTRPDAWRRWFDAAELGGTNVIRGPRFDIQSTLISAASAGLGVALLPEFLISDQLKSGRLRALSSLTLESVGSYYFACPEEKAESPLLQAFRAWLLSQAQASAYPGSSPI, from the coding sequence ATGCGTCGCAGAATACCAAGCCTCGGGGCGTTGATGGCGTTCAGCGCGGCTGCCAAACATCTCAGCGTCACCAGGGCCGCCAGCGAACTCGCGCTGACCGAAAGCGCGGTGTCGCGCCAGATCGCGCAGCTCGAGACGCAGCTCGGCGTCAAACTCTTCCACCGGATCAAGAAGCGCATCACGCTGACGCGTGCCGGAGTGGCCTACAGCACCCGTGTCGCACAAACGATCGAAAGGATCGAACGCGATGCACTGGAGATCATGGGCTATGAAGCTGATGGTACGGTGCTCGACATTGCCGTGCTTCCCACCGTGGGCGCGCAATGGCTCATTCCACGCCTGCCCGATTTCTACGCGCGCCATCCGGACGTTGCCGTCAATGTGAGTGCGCGCAACACGCGCTTCTTTTTCAGCGAAACCGCGCTCGATGGCGCGCTCTATTTCGGTCAGCCCGACTGGCCCGGCACGCAGGCGGACTATCTGTTCGACGAGATCCTTCTGCCGGTCGGTTCGCCGACGCTGATCGGCAGGCGAAGCGAGCTGCCGCCGAGCGAGGTTGCCGAATTGCGGCTGCTGCATCTGGTCACGCGGCCCGATGCATGGCGTCGCTGGTTCGATGCTGCGGAGCTCGGCGGCACCAATGTGATCCGCGGGCCGCGTTTCGATATCCAATCCACGTTGATCAGCGCCGCGAGCGCCGGTCTTGGTGTTGCGCTGCTTCCCGAGTTCCTGATTTCCGATCAGTTGAAGTCCGGCAGACTGAGAGCGTTGTCGAGCCTGACCCTGGAAAGTGTCGGCTCATACTATTTCGCCTGCCCAGAGGAGAAGGCCGAGAGTCCTCTGCTGCAGGCCTTCAGGGCATGGTTGCTGTCACAGGCCCAAGCGTCAGCGTATCCTGGCTCGTCGCCAATCTAA
- a CDS encoding hypothetical protein (product_source=Hypo-rule applied; pfam=PF00004; superfamily=52540) — MTAVVYRASAALVTVQRVIRIVTGKSCRQLLEPDAAARIGLDDMIIAVRFDRTPSACMAELRRLAAEKEATKKSRDLTLDQLHGMAEAVAWAKSTIADLADWKAGKITWDALDNAVALTGPPGTGKSTFAKVFAADAGLKLISGTLAKWQASGEAHLGHLLRASCVTRSQTAIR, encoded by the coding sequence ATGACAGCCGTTGTTTATCGCGCGAGCGCTGCGCTGGTGACCGTCCAGCGCGTCATCCGGATCGTCACCGGGAAATCCTGCCGGCAGCTGCTCGAACCGGACGCCGCCGCCAGGATCGGCCTTGACGACATGATCATCGCGGTCCGGTTCGACCGCACGCCGTCCGCGTGCATGGCGGAACTGCGCCGTCTGGCCGCAGAGAAGGAGGCCACGAAGAAATCGCGGGATCTGACCCTGGACCAGCTGCACGGCATGGCGGAGGCGGTCGCCTGGGCTAAGTCGACCATCGCCGACCTCGCCGACTGGAAAGCGGGCAAGATCACGTGGGATGCTCTGGATAACGCGGTGGCGCTGACGGGGCCTCCCGGCACCGGAAAGTCCACCTTCGCCAAGGTCTTCGCCGCCGACGCCGGCCTGAAATTGATTTCTGGAACTCTTGCAAAGTGGCAGGCGTCGGGCGAGGCCCACCTGGGCCATCTGCTGCGGGCGAGCTGCGTCACGCGCTCACAAACGGCCATCCGGTGA
- a CDS encoding septum site-determining protein MinC (product_source=KO:K03610; cath_funfam=2.160.20.70; cog=COG0850; ko=KO:K03610; pfam=PF03775; superfamily=63848; tigrfam=TIGR01222) gives MLSQVEPPRQLVRLRGRSYVAFVFSPAVPIVGWLEEIDATLARSPEFFVGRPVVLDLSTVDLSQFAITHLISSLEARNIRVLGIEGVDASELNPGLPPLLTGGRQCVLELHETKKPEAKPQPTSLLLENPVRSGQSVVFTEGDVTVLGSVGSGAEIVAGGSIHVYGTLRGRAMAGVNGNSAARIYCQKIEAELLAIDGYYQTAEDIDATLRNRPAQAWLEGDIMKITPLN, from the coding sequence ATGCTCTCCCAGGTGGAGCCACCACGTCAGTTGGTACGCCTCCGTGGCCGGTCCTACGTTGCTTTCGTGTTCAGTCCGGCCGTGCCGATTGTTGGCTGGCTGGAGGAAATAGACGCAACTCTTGCGCGTTCGCCCGAATTTTTTGTCGGACGGCCAGTGGTCCTCGATCTCTCTACTGTGGACCTGAGCCAGTTCGCCATCACGCATCTGATTTCGAGTCTTGAAGCGCGAAATATCCGTGTTCTCGGAATCGAAGGTGTGGACGCGTCCGAACTCAATCCGGGTTTGCCGCCCTTGCTGACCGGCGGGCGTCAATGTGTGCTCGAACTGCACGAAACGAAGAAGCCGGAAGCCAAACCGCAACCGACGTCGCTCCTGCTCGAAAACCCGGTGCGATCGGGTCAGTCGGTAGTGTTTACCGAAGGCGATGTGACCGTGCTGGGCTCGGTCGGTTCCGGTGCGGAGATCGTCGCCGGAGGCTCCATCCACGTTTACGGAACGCTTCGCGGCCGTGCGATGGCTGGCGTCAACGGCAATTCAGCCGCGCGGATCTATTGCCAGAAGATCGAAGCTGAGCTTCTTGCCATCGATGGCTACTACCAAACTGCGGAAGACATAGACGCGACTCTGCGCAATCGGCCAGCTCAAGCATGGCTCGAAGGCGACATCATGAAAATCACACCGCTGAATTAA
- a CDS encoding septum site-determining protein MinD (product_source=KO:K03609; cath_funfam=3.40.50.300; cog=COG2894; ko=KO:K03609; pfam=PF01656; smart=SM00382; superfamily=52540; tigrfam=TIGR01968) — protein MAKVLVVTSGKGGVGKTTSTAALGAALAQSGEKVVVVDFDVGLRNLDLVMGAERRVVFDLINVVQGVAKLSQALIRDKRLENLWLLPASQTRDKDALTDEGVERVIADLRSKFDWILCDSPAGIERGATLAMRYADEAVIVTNPEVSSVRDSDRIIGMLDSKTVKAEKGQQVKKHVLITRYDAGRAARGEMLSIDDVLDILATPLLGIIPESQDVLRASNVGSPVTLNNAASAPARAYVDAARRLRGETVTMIVPVERKRLMERLLGRRAA, from the coding sequence ATGGCCAAAGTCTTGGTCGTGACGTCAGGTAAAGGCGGAGTTGGAAAAACCACTTCCACCGCCGCGCTCGGTGCAGCGCTTGCACAAAGCGGGGAAAAGGTCGTGGTTGTCGACTTTGATGTCGGGCTGCGCAACCTCGACCTCGTCATGGGAGCTGAGCGCCGAGTGGTGTTCGACCTGATCAATGTTGTGCAGGGAGTTGCAAAGCTCTCGCAGGCGCTCATCCGCGACAAGCGCCTTGAGAACTTGTGGCTGCTTCCCGCGTCCCAAACCAGGGACAAGGATGCGTTGACCGACGAGGGTGTCGAGCGCGTCATCGCCGATCTACGAAGCAAATTTGATTGGATCCTCTGCGATAGCCCGGCGGGCATCGAAAGAGGGGCGACCCTTGCGATGCGCTATGCGGACGAAGCTGTCATTGTCACCAATCCAGAAGTCTCGTCGGTGCGGGACTCCGACCGGATCATCGGGATGCTCGATTCAAAGACCGTAAAGGCCGAGAAGGGCCAGCAGGTGAAGAAGCATGTACTGATTACCCGGTATGACGCCGGGCGCGCAGCACGCGGCGAGATGCTCAGCATCGATGATGTTCTCGATATTCTTGCCACGCCGCTTCTGGGCATCATTCCCGAGAGCCAGGACGTTCTGCGAGCGTCGAATGTCGGATCGCCCGTCACTCTCAACAACGCGGCAAGTGCGCCGGCCCGGGCCTATGTCGATGCGGCGCGGCGCCTGAGGGGCGAGACGGTCACCATGATAGTGCCGGTTGAGCGTAAGCGCCTGATGGAACGGCTGCTTGGACGGAGGGCCGCATGA
- a CDS encoding cell division topological specificity factor (product_source=KO:K03608; cath_funfam=3.30.1070.10; cog=COG0851; ko=KO:K03608; pfam=PF03776; superfamily=55229; tigrfam=TIGR01215), producing MSMKLLRLLSRRTASAPVARERLQILLAHERGLRGQPDLLGILREEILAVVSRHVTLDPEKVIVRMDRGKSVSTLEVDIEVPNGFDKRVAAVG from the coding sequence ATGAGCATGAAACTGTTGCGGTTACTCAGCCGCCGCACGGCCTCCGCGCCGGTTGCCCGGGAACGGCTACAGATTCTCCTTGCGCATGAGCGCGGCCTGCGCGGCCAGCCCGATTTATTGGGGATTCTGCGGGAGGAGATCCTTGCCGTGGTCTCGCGGCATGTCACGCTCGATCCGGAAAAGGTCATCGTCCGGATGGACAGGGGCAAGAGCGTATCGACGCTTGAAGTCGACATCGAGGTGCCCAATGGCTTCGACAAACGGGTCGCAGCTGTTGGCTAG
- a CDS encoding hypothetical protein (product_source=Hypo-rule applied; cath_funfam=2.10.50.10), which yields MPWEAAMRVKLCARCPYGPRDLADHYDPEAAAHLCASCDGEQEASINHYPRKAYRRGECATAPNVFGSAQQSVARSATKGLASSGTIPGEPPSVQRSALIASRPAGKATADGYVDFKRPDNGCSEHHAAFSQRCPTILPLAVQPGGLLAVLLICNVFQCKALSLPGAGCISPLQTAVWPDSQ from the coding sequence TTGCCATGGGAGGCGGCAATGAGGGTTAAACTCTGCGCGCGGTGCCCCTACGGGCCGCGAGACTTGGCAGACCATTACGATCCAGAAGCGGCAGCTCACCTTTGCGCGAGCTGCGACGGCGAACAAGAGGCGAGCATCAACCACTACCCACGCAAGGCCTACAGGAGGGGAGAATGTGCAACAGCCCCGAATGTATTCGGATCGGCGCAACAAAGCGTTGCGCGATCTGCGACAAAAGGTTTGGCCTCATCCGGTACTATTCCTGGCGAACCGCCCTCTGTTCAAAGAAGTGCGCTGATCGCTTCAAGGCCCGCCGGGAAGGCGACCGCAGATGGTTACGTCGACTTCAAGCGGCCTGACAACGGTTGCAGCGAGCATCACGCGGCATTTTCCCAGAGATGCCCGACAATCCTTCCCTTAGCTGTTCAACCAGGCGGACTGCTAGCGGTCTTGCTTATTTGCAACGTGTTTCAGTGCAAGGCCCTCTCCCTCCCTGGCGCTGGATGTATCTCACCTTTGCAAACGGCAGTGTGGCCGGATTCTCAATGA
- a CDS encoding hypothetical protein (product_source=Hypo-rule applied; transmembrane_helix_parts=Outside_1_9,TMhelix_10_32,Inside_33_218) has protein sequence MVGRDYENKAVVGTVLIGVAITSAVIIAIETVGDAGWLSSPRSNRMRANAGILGVVKGLIKDQTVDFSKLKFLPEVNATPKKDVLSETIASAKRDLELTKRGVELHPATDPGSAQAQADSIRQRQEKVAQLEKEQAAAIERAKIPPPPAAPMEIVVVGEPFPTQYDPDLDRVLCSLSYRVKGAVYDELGGLTGSQPFPATYTIQPGQKDWLINLLSIS, from the coding sequence GTGGTGGGCCGCGACTACGAGAATAAAGCTGTCGTAGGGACGGTGCTCATCGGTGTTGCAATAACATCTGCAGTGATAATCGCGATTGAGACGGTCGGCGACGCCGGCTGGCTATCCTCGCCAAGGTCAAACCGGATGCGTGCCAATGCTGGCATTCTCGGGGTCGTCAAAGGGTTGATCAAGGATCAGACAGTTGACTTTTCAAAGTTGAAATTCTTGCCTGAAGTAAACGCAACTCCAAAGAAGGACGTTCTCTCCGAAACAATCGCATCTGCGAAGAGAGACCTCGAACTGACGAAGCGAGGCGTCGAACTGCATCCAGCAACCGATCCGGGATCTGCTCAGGCGCAAGCAGATTCCATCCGCCAAAGGCAAGAAAAGGTTGCTCAGCTGGAAAAGGAACAAGCTGCTGCCATTGAACGCGCCAAGATTCCACCTCCACCCGCCGCGCCTATGGAAATCGTAGTGGTCGGCGAGCCTTTCCCGACTCAGTACGACCCGGATCTCGATCGTGTTCTGTGCAGTCTGTCCTATCGGGTCAAAGGTGCCGTGTACGATGAGCTCGGTGGTCTAACGGGCTCCCAACCATTTCCTGCCACGTACACAATTCAGCCAGGGCAGAAGGATTGGCTCATTAATCTACTTTCTATCTCATAG
- a CDS encoding phasin (product_source=TIGR01985; cog=COG5490; pfam=PF09361; superfamily=55666; tigrfam=TIGR01985): protein MSESEVKVGLNGTNGFGMPLLGFPRIAVPGVFGELAKHGIARAQEGCEKIKAASEEMAEALRETYSSNVRSATDYGLKVIEISNANTASGIDFFAHLLGSKSVTDVFTLSAAQANKAFDTASAQNKELWELAQKLAAETGEPIRKHVAKVLHQAN from the coding sequence GTGAGTGAAAGTGAAGTGAAAGTCGGACTGAACGGAACGAATGGTTTCGGGATGCCGTTGCTCGGATTCCCGAGGATCGCGGTACCCGGCGTGTTCGGCGAGCTTGCCAAGCATGGGATCGCCCGCGCACAGGAAGGCTGCGAGAAAATCAAAGCCGCGTCCGAGGAGATGGCGGAAGCGCTGCGTGAGACCTATTCGAGCAACGTCAGGAGCGCGACCGACTATGGGCTCAAGGTCATCGAGATATCGAACGCCAATACCGCCTCCGGGATCGATTTCTTCGCCCATCTCTTGGGCAGCAAGTCAGTGACGGATGTCTTCACCTTGTCCGCGGCGCAAGCGAACAAGGCTTTCGACACCGCATCCGCCCAAAACAAGGAATTGTGGGAGCTTGCCCAGAAGCTTGCGGCAGAAACGGGCGAGCCGATCAGAAAGCACGTCGCCAAGGTTCTCCACCAAGCCAACTAA
- a CDS encoding hypothetical protein (product_source=Hypo-rule applied), translating to MKIVRRLRAMGSLCRQQAAYNPAQSWKLLAEAEYWEHLAEAEVSSHYKECNTTSSSEPGEAVATPIGNGTRWETVVAA from the coding sequence ATGAAAATCGTTCGACGTTTGCGCGCAATGGGCTCCCTGTGTCGCCAGCAGGCGGCATACAATCCCGCACAAAGTTGGAAGCTCCTCGCAGAAGCGGAATACTGGGAACACTTAGCCGAGGCCGAAGTGTCTTCCCACTACAAAGAATGCAATACCACTAGCTCCAGTGAACCTGGAGAAGCCGTGGCAACTCCAATTGGGAATGGTACGCGATGGGAGACGGTGGTGGCCGCGTAA
- a CDS encoding hypothetical protein (product_source=Hypo-rule applied), whose protein sequence is MQSESVTSNVLAFFSVGSLTGLALTDRSGRPGTRPLRERQVT, encoded by the coding sequence ATGCAAAGTGAATCCGTGACCAGCAATGTCCTGGCGTTTTTCTCGGTCGGCTCGCTTACCGGGCTTGCGCTCACCGATAGAAGCGGCAGGCCGGGCACACGGCCTTTACGCGAGCGGCAGGTCACGTGA
- a CDS encoding hypothetical protein (product_source=Hypo-rule applied; superfamily=55874), with translation MTFAIHASKNGQSVVTIRISPAAAVDKARVLESQGWQVHVTDSAGHQFDPSDFDRLSSPAYQRPNRLVGSELKANDT, from the coding sequence ATGACATTCGCCATTCACGCATCAAAGAACGGCCAGAGCGTCGTGACCATTCGTATCAGCCCCGCTGCTGCTGTCGACAAAGCGCGCGTCCTGGAAAGCCAGGGTTGGCAAGTTCACGTTACCGATTCAGCCGGCCACCAATTCGACCCTTCGGACTTCGATCGGCTTTCATCGCCTGCTTACCAACGGCCTAACCGCCTTGTAGGGTCGGAGCTGAAGGCGAATGACACATGA
- a CDS encoding hypothetical protein (product_source=Hypo-rule applied; superfamily=88633) has translation MNDRLSLSIFTLEVDGRPTLAFEVKRYCEAEAISGNKGLRAKLNTLKSGGFPLCGDNAALDVRLARPAEAAIYRQAADASRSTGDFMLVYLVELDGPENPNRN, from the coding sequence ATGAACGACCGACTTTCACTCTCGATATTTACGCTTGAAGTTGACGGCAGACCGACGCTCGCCTTCGAGGTCAAAAGATACTGCGAAGCAGAAGCGATCTCGGGAAACAAGGGACTGCGGGCTAAGTTGAATACACTAAAGTCCGGTGGTTTCCCTTTATGCGGCGACAACGCGGCGCTGGATGTGCGGCTCGCTCGCCCTGCAGAAGCGGCGATTTATAGGCAAGCAGCCGACGCATCACGGTCGACCGGCGATTTCATGCTGGTCTATCTAGTTGAGTTGGATGGGCCGGAGAACCCCAATAGGAATTGA
- a CDS encoding hypothetical protein (product_source=Hypo-rule applied) — protein sequence MGRRTPIGIDYPRARHGALAACSWDQRHVPCRPTAIYCFIAVVVVVPDRKGCPAPYQAERGASVVEGLVTRFGDNNGDRLAGVRTIGASRSANSGGTGVGVREAAAARILTPMPPIFFAISCACTRRRPSSCAASTNRFTSSLALIEPGRSVSTFCRIAASDLVSSPWSRRALPSVIQTKTAAQIC from the coding sequence ATGGGCCGGAGAACCCCAATAGGAATTGACTATCCACGAGCTCGGCACGGTGCCCTTGCCGCGTGCAGCTGGGACCAGCGGCACGTGCCGTGCAGACCCACTGCAATTTATTGCTTCATAGCAGTAGTAGTAGTAGTACCCGACCGAAAAGGCTGCCCCGCGCCCTACCAGGCAGAACGTGGCGCCAGTGTAGTCGAAGGCCTGGTCACGCGCTTCGGCGACAACAACGGCGATCGACTCGCCGGAGTTCGTACAATAGGCGCATCACGTTCCGCGAACAGTGGGGGTACTGGTGTTGGCGTGCGCGAAGCCGCTGCTGCGCGAATACTGACGCCGATGCCGCCAATATTCTTCGCGATCTCTTGCGCCTGCACGCGCAGGCGACCGAGTTCATGCGCTGCAAGCACAAATCGGTTTACATCCTCCCTAGCTCTGATCGAGCCGGGCCGTTCGGTTTCGACTTTCTGCCGCATTGCGGCCAGCGATCTTGTTAGCTCGCCGTGGTCCCGCCGCGCACTTCCATCGGTGATTCAAACCAAAACGGCTGCGCAGATCTGCTAG
- a CDS encoding putative SOS response-associated peptidase YedK (product_source=COG2135; cath_funfam=3.90.1680.10; cog=COG2135; pfam=PF02586; superfamily=143081), producing MKDGSEMVMAGLWALWKSPVSGEEILSCTILTCGPNEVMEELHDRMPVILGEGDWPLWLGEEEATNEQLLEMLRPCPDEWLKVWLVDNKVGNIRNTGAELVLPI from the coding sequence ATGAAGGACGGCAGTGAGATGGTCATGGCTGGTCTCTGGGCCTTATGGAAAAGCCCTGTGTCCGGCGAAGAGATATTGAGCTGCACAATCCTGACCTGTGGTCCGAACGAAGTCATGGAAGAGCTTCACGACCGTATGCCGGTTATCCTCGGTGAAGGGGATTGGCCATTGTGGCTTGGGGAGGAGGAAGCCACCAACGAACAGCTATTGGAGATGCTCCGCCCATGCCCGGACGAATGGCTGAAGGTCTGGCTGGTGGACAATAAGGTAGGCAATATCCGCAACACGGGCGCTGAATTAGTGCTACCGATTTAG